A single Pseudomonas sp. DC1.2 DNA region contains:
- a CDS encoding urea amidolyase associated protein UAAP2 translates to MSLAIATAHKQPETAIYRATIPAGEPWLMEIKAGQTLRILDLEGNQAVDTLFYSVANPKERYDVQRTLRRQNSVYLSTGSVLYSNLGKPMLTLVADTCGRHDTLGGACAQESNTVRYALEKRYMHSCRDNYLRACVHDGRLGKGDIGPNINFFMNVPVTADGGLTFEDGISAPGKYVDLRAEMDVIVLISNCPQLNNPCNAYNPTPAELLVWN, encoded by the coding sequence ATGTCACTCGCTATCGCCACTGCCCACAAACAGCCTGAAACCGCGATCTACCGCGCAACGATCCCTGCCGGCGAACCCTGGCTGATGGAGATCAAGGCCGGACAGACCCTGCGCATCCTCGACCTCGAAGGCAATCAAGCCGTCGACACCTTGTTTTACAGCGTCGCCAATCCCAAGGAGCGCTACGACGTGCAGCGCACGCTGCGCCGGCAAAACAGTGTCTACCTGAGCACAGGCAGCGTGCTGTATTCCAACCTCGGCAAACCGATGCTGACCCTCGTCGCCGACACCTGTGGGCGCCACGACACCCTCGGCGGCGCTTGCGCCCAAGAGAGCAACACCGTGCGTTACGCCTTGGAAAAACGCTACATGCACAGCTGCCGCGACAACTACTTGCGGGCCTGTGTTCACGACGGACGCCTGGGCAAGGGTGACATCGGGCCGAACATCAACTTCTTCATGAATGTACCGGTCACGGCGGACGGCGGGCTGACCTTTGAAGACGGCATTTCGGCGCCGGGCAAGTACGTTGATTTGCGCGCCGAAATGGACGTGATTGTGCTGATTTCGAACTGCCCGCAATTGAACAATCCGTGCAACGCCTACAACCCGACGCCTGCGGAGCTACTGGTATGGAACTGA
- the uca gene encoding urea carboxylase, whose protein sequence is MFEKVLIANRGAIACRILRTLSELQVKGVAVYSEADAASLHILHADEAHSLGEGAAAGTYLAVEKILAIAQSNGATAIHPGYGFLSENAAFAEACEAADIAFIGPTPEQLRVFGLKHTARALAKQHGVPMLEGTELLDSIDAALLAGEQVGYPVMLKSTAGGGGIGMRVCRSAAELSESFEAVKRLGQNNFSDAGVFIEKYIQRARHLEVQVFGDGQGEVIALGVRDCSVQRRNQKVLEETPAPNLPEGMAEELCAAAIKLAKAVNYRSAGTVEFVFDSADQRFYFLEVNTRLQVEHGVTEQVWGVDLVRWMVELAAGDLPPLSKLSQGLKAEGHAIQARLYAEDPGRDFQPSPGLLTAVQFPVTDGKHLRIDTWVEAGCEIPPYFDPMIAKVICWAADREQARADLHRALGDSLLYGVETNRDYLRQILLDVPFASGQPWTRCLDSLTYKANTFEVLSAGTQTSVQDYPGRLGYWAVGVPPSGPMDSRALRLGNRLLGNDEGFAALEITMSGPLLRFNCDAVVAVTGAVIPLTLNGEAVPMNTALLIPAGATLSLGTIAGAGARSYLCLRGGLQVPDYLGSKSTFTLGQFGGHGGRALRAGDVLHVPELSQRSVGAQLPVTEVAELRDVRQIRVIYGPHGAPEYFTERYIGTFFATQWEVHFNSSRTGVRLIGPKPEWVRADGGEAGLHPSNIHDNPYAIGAVDFTGDMPVILGPDGPSLGGFVCPVTVIEADLWQLGQLKAGDKVQFFAVDIKTARSLALSWSQCGSRLACEGARPDTPSTASQTSQQPHGVESPVVMDLAQGDTRLVARLSGDTHLLLEIGAPELDLVLRFRAHALMQALQSKALHGVIDVTPGIRSLQVHYQPEQLPLADLLAILAGEWDAVCAAEDLQVPSRIVHLPLSWDDPACQLAIEKYMTTVRKDAPWCPSNLEFIRRINDLPNLDEVQRTVFDASYLVMGLGDVYLGAPVATPLDPRHRLVTTKYNPARTWTAENSVGIGGAYLCVYGMEGPGGYQFVGRTLQMWNRYREVAAFDGKPWLLRFFDQIRFYPVSADELLRIRRDFPLGRFELDIEHSQLNLADYQAFLAKEAQSIAAFRDQQQGAFNAERERWIASGQAHFDSEEAAPEPGEETPLAAGQHSIDSHIAGNLWQVQVALNSHVAAGDVLVILESMKMEIPLLSPMAGVVREIRVQPGSAVRAGQRVVVLDLD, encoded by the coding sequence ATGTTTGAAAAAGTCCTTATCGCCAACCGTGGCGCAATCGCCTGCCGCATCCTGCGCACCTTGAGTGAACTGCAGGTCAAGGGCGTCGCCGTTTACTCCGAAGCCGACGCCGCCAGTTTGCACATTCTTCACGCCGACGAAGCCCACAGCCTCGGCGAAGGCGCTGCTGCCGGCACCTACCTGGCCGTCGAAAAAATACTCGCTATCGCCCAGTCCAACGGCGCCACAGCGATCCATCCCGGCTACGGTTTTCTCTCGGAAAACGCCGCGTTTGCCGAAGCCTGCGAAGCCGCCGACATCGCCTTCATCGGCCCGACGCCGGAACAACTGCGCGTCTTCGGCCTCAAGCACACGGCGCGCGCGTTGGCCAAGCAACACGGCGTACCGATGCTTGAGGGCACCGAATTGCTCGACAGCATCGACGCCGCGTTGCTCGCGGGTGAACAGGTTGGCTATCCAGTGATGCTTAAAAGCACGGCGGGAGGCGGCGGCATCGGCATGCGCGTGTGCCGTAGCGCTGCGGAGTTGAGCGAATCCTTTGAAGCGGTCAAACGCCTCGGTCAGAACAATTTCAGCGATGCCGGGGTGTTCATCGAAAAGTACATCCAGCGCGCCCGGCACCTCGAAGTGCAGGTGTTCGGCGATGGTCAAGGCGAGGTGATTGCCCTCGGCGTGCGTGATTGCTCGGTGCAGCGGCGCAACCAAAAAGTCCTCGAAGAAACCCCGGCGCCGAACCTTCCCGAAGGCATGGCTGAGGAGCTGTGCGCTGCGGCGATTAAATTGGCGAAAGCGGTGAACTATCGCAGCGCCGGCACCGTGGAGTTTGTCTTCGACAGCGCGGACCAGCGCTTCTATTTTCTGGAAGTGAACACCCGCTTGCAGGTGGAACACGGCGTCACCGAACAGGTATGGGGCGTTGACCTGGTGCGCTGGATGGTCGAACTGGCGGCCGGTGATTTGCCGCCGCTGAGCAAGTTAAGCCAAGGCTTAAAAGCCGAGGGACATGCAATCCAGGCACGGCTGTATGCCGAAGATCCAGGCCGGGATTTCCAGCCAAGCCCCGGCCTTCTGACTGCCGTGCAGTTCCCCGTCACTGACGGTAAGCACCTGCGCATCGACACCTGGGTCGAGGCCGGTTGCGAGATCCCGCCGTACTTTGACCCGATGATCGCCAAAGTCATCTGTTGGGCAGCGGACCGTGAGCAAGCTCGCGCCGATTTGCATCGGGCATTGGGCGACAGCCTGTTGTATGGGGTCGAAACCAACCGCGACTACTTGCGTCAGATTTTGCTCGATGTGCCTTTCGCCAGCGGCCAGCCTTGGACCCGCTGCCTGGACAGCCTGACGTATAAAGCCAACACCTTTGAAGTGCTCAGCGCCGGCACCCAAACCAGCGTTCAGGATTACCCCGGTCGCCTCGGCTACTGGGCAGTGGGCGTGCCACCGTCAGGGCCGATGGACAGTCGAGCGTTGCGTCTGGGCAACCGTCTGCTGGGTAATGATGAAGGCTTTGCGGCGCTGGAAATCACCATGAGCGGGCCGTTGCTGCGTTTCAATTGCGACGCGGTGGTGGCGGTCACAGGGGCGGTGATCCCACTGACATTGAACGGTGAAGCGGTGCCAATGAACACCGCGTTGCTGATCCCGGCGGGCGCGACGCTGAGTCTCGGCACGATAGCCGGGGCCGGTGCCCGCAGCTACCTTTGCCTGCGTGGTGGTCTGCAAGTGCCGGACTATCTGGGGAGTAAAAGCACCTTTACCCTCGGTCAGTTTGGCGGGCATGGCGGCCGGGCATTACGCGCAGGGGATGTGTTGCACGTGCCCGAGCTGAGTCAACGCAGCGTCGGCGCACAACTGCCGGTAACCGAGGTCGCCGAACTGCGTGACGTGCGGCAAATCCGGGTGATTTACGGTCCACATGGCGCACCTGAATATTTCACCGAACGCTACATCGGCACCTTCTTCGCCACGCAATGGGAAGTGCATTTCAACTCCAGCCGCACCGGTGTGCGGCTGATCGGACCGAAGCCCGAATGGGTACGTGCCGACGGCGGCGAGGCGGGACTGCACCCGTCGAACATTCACGACAATCCTTACGCCATCGGAGCAGTGGATTTCACCGGAGACATGCCGGTGATCCTCGGCCCCGACGGCCCGAGCCTCGGCGGCTTTGTCTGCCCGGTAACCGTGATTGAGGCGGACCTCTGGCAATTGGGGCAGCTCAAGGCGGGGGACAAAGTTCAGTTCTTCGCAGTCGATATCAAGACCGCCCGCTCACTGGCCTTGAGCTGGAGTCAGTGTGGGAGCAGGCTTGCCTGCGAAGGGGCCAGGCCTGACACCCCTTCAACTGCATCGCAGACAAGCCAGCAGCCCCATGGGGTGGAGTCGCCGGTGGTGATGGATTTGGCTCAGGGAGATACGCGGCTGGTTGCCAGGTTGTCGGGGGATACTCATCTGCTGCTTGAAATAGGCGCACCAGAGCTGGATTTGGTCCTGCGCTTTCGCGCCCACGCATTGATGCAAGCCTTGCAAAGCAAAGCCTTGCACGGCGTTATCGACGTGACGCCAGGCATCCGTTCGCTGCAAGTACACTACCAACCGGAACAACTACCGCTCGCCGATCTATTGGCTATCCTCGCCGGGGAGTGGGACGCCGTGTGCGCCGCCGAGGACCTGCAGGTACCCTCGCGCATTGTCCATCTGCCGCTGTCCTGGGACGATCCGGCCTGTCAGTTGGCGATTGAAAAGTACATGACGACCGTGCGCAAGGACGCGCCGTGGTGCCCGAGCAATCTTGAGTTCATCCGCCGCATCAACGACCTGCCCAACCTCGACGAGGTGCAGCGCACCGTGTTCGACGCCAGTTACCTGGTGATGGGCCTCGGCGACGTTTACCTCGGCGCGCCGGTCGCCACCCCGCTCGACCCGCGCCATCGGCTGGTGACCACTAAATACAACCCGGCCCGCACTTGGACCGCCGAAAATTCGGTGGGCATCGGCGGCGCCTACCTGTGCGTCTACGGCATGGAAGGCCCCGGCGGTTATCAGTTTGTCGGTCGCACCTTGCAGATGTGGAATCGCTACCGCGAAGTCGCCGCGTTCGACGGTAAACCGTGGCTGCTAAGGTTCTTCGATCAGATCCGTTTTTATCCCGTGAGCGCTGACGAGTTGCTGCGTATTCGGCGTGATTTCCCATTGGGACGCTTCGAGCTGGACATCGAGCATAGCCAATTGAACCTGGCGGATTATCAAGCGTTTCTGGCGAAAGAGGCCCAGAGCATTGCCGCGTTTCGAGATCAGCAGCAAGGCGCATTTAACGCCGAACGCGAGCGCTGGATCGCGAGTGGCCAAGCCCACTTCGACAGTGAAGAAGCAGCCCCGGAGCCAGGCGAAGAAACGCCGCTGGCCGCGGGACAGCACAGCATCGACAGCCACATCGCTGGCAACCTCTGGCAGGTTCAGGTGGCGCTCAACAGCCACGTGGCGGCCGGCGATGTATTGGTGATTCTGGAGTCGATGAAAATGGAAATCCCACTGCTCTCGCCGATGGCGGGCGTGGTCCGCGAGATTCGCGTGCAACCAGGTTCGGCGGTGCGTGCCGGACAGCGCGTCGTGGTGCTGGACCTCGACTGA
- the atzF gene encoding allophanate hydrolase, whose product MNVDLQLDALRSAYRDGHTTPRELLLSLREKAAALNPDYHLFIHLLSVEELEPYLAALEGRDLDSLPLYGVPFAIKDNIDLAGIPTTAACPTFAFVPQHSATVVEQLLALGAIALGKTNLDQFATGLNGSRSPYGACPNSVLPTYPSGGSSAGSSLAVALGVASFALGTDTAGSGRVPAALNNLVGLKATKGLISTAGVLPACRTLDCVTTFTATAQEASQLLALLAHLDPRDAYSRSNPSWNDGGAFGAAGAFRFGVPRAQDLEFFGCPEGPLLFGDAIDHLKAIGGEAVELDLSPFLEAAQLLYEGPWVAERYSVAGELMEQHPEAVLPVIRAVLAKAPAVTGVQTFRAQYRLQVLKALCDQALEGLDCVVTPTIGRAVTLAELAAEPVLRNSELGYYTNFMNLLDYAAVAVPSGFMGNGLPWGVTLFGRAFTDQFLLSVAHGLQRLQGLAVTAPTTAARHDRARLVVCGAHLDGLALNGQLKQRGARLIETTFSSPDYQLYALAGGPPLRPGMVRVKDGGVAIAVEVWELPSRELGSFLTGIPAPLGLGKVQLADGRWESGFICEGYGLEGATHISHFGGWRAYLTDQR is encoded by the coding sequence ATGAACGTCGATCTGCAACTTGACGCCCTGCGCAGTGCCTACCGCGACGGCCACACCACACCTCGGGAACTGCTACTGAGCCTGCGGGAAAAAGCCGCGGCGCTGAATCCGGACTACCACCTGTTCATCCATTTGCTCAGCGTCGAGGAATTGGAGCCCTATCTGGCCGCACTCGAGGGGCGCGACCTCGACAGTCTGCCGCTGTACGGCGTGCCCTTCGCCATTAAGGACAACATCGACCTGGCGGGCATTCCCACCACCGCTGCGTGCCCGACGTTTGCGTTTGTGCCGCAGCATTCGGCGACGGTCGTCGAGCAGTTGCTGGCGCTGGGCGCGATTGCGCTAGGAAAAACCAATCTCGACCAATTCGCTACTGGCCTTAACGGCAGCCGCTCGCCTTACGGGGCATGCCCCAACAGTGTCTTGCCGACCTATCCGTCGGGCGGTTCCAGTGCGGGTTCTTCCTTGGCCGTGGCATTGGGCGTGGCGAGTTTCGCCCTCGGTACGGACACGGCGGGCTCGGGTCGCGTGCCGGCAGCGCTGAACAATCTGGTGGGTTTGAAAGCGACCAAAGGGTTGATTTCCACGGCGGGAGTGTTGCCGGCCTGTCGCACGCTGGATTGTGTAACGACCTTCACCGCGACCGCTCAAGAAGCCAGCCAATTGCTGGCACTCCTCGCGCACCTCGACCCCCGGGATGCCTACAGTCGCAGCAATCCGTCGTGGAACGACGGCGGTGCATTTGGCGCGGCTGGCGCGTTTCGTTTCGGCGTGCCCCGAGCTCAGGACCTCGAGTTTTTCGGCTGCCCCGAAGGCCCGTTGTTGTTCGGCGATGCCATCGACCACCTCAAAGCCATAGGCGGTGAAGCGGTCGAGCTGGATCTGTCGCCGTTCCTCGAAGCGGCGCAGCTGCTCTATGAAGGGCCTTGGGTGGCCGAGCGCTACAGCGTCGCCGGCGAGTTGATGGAGCAACACCCGGAGGCGGTGCTGCCGGTAATACGCGCGGTACTGGCCAAAGCCCCAGCAGTAACGGGCGTGCAGACCTTCCGTGCGCAGTATCGACTGCAAGTCTTGAAAGCGCTGTGCGACCAGGCGCTGGAAGGCCTCGACTGCGTCGTCACACCCACCATTGGCCGTGCCGTTACATTGGCCGAACTGGCGGCTGAGCCCGTACTGCGTAATTCGGAGCTGGGCTATTACACCAATTTCATGAACCTGCTCGATTACGCCGCCGTCGCCGTCCCCAGCGGTTTCATGGGCAACGGGCTGCCATGGGGGGTGACGCTGTTTGGCCGAGCGTTTACCGATCAGTTCCTGCTGAGCGTCGCGCACGGGTTGCAGCGCCTGCAAGGCTTGGCGGTAACGGCGCCGACGACAGCCGCCCGCCATGATCGCGCACGGTTGGTGGTGTGTGGCGCGCACCTGGACGGGCTGGCGTTGAATGGTCAACTCAAGCAGCGTGGGGCCCGACTGATCGAGACGACGTTCAGTTCACCGGACTATCAACTGTATGCGTTGGCCGGTGGCCCGCCGTTGCGGCCGGGCATGGTGCGAGTGAAGGACGGTGGCGTGGCGATTGCGGTGGAAGTGTGGGAACTGCCGAGCCGTGAGCTGGGGTCGTTTTTGACCGGAATTCCAGCACCGCTGGGGTTGGGCAAGGTGCAACTGGCGGACGGACGCTGGGAGAGCGGCTTTATTTGTGAAGGCTATGGGTTAGAAGGGGCAACCCATATCAGCCATTTCGGCGGGTGGCGTGCGTACCTGACAGATCAGCGGTGA
- a CDS encoding ABC transporter permease yields the protein MRLINRHPDRPSRLLLVILPFALVLFAYFMGSAERLTENPNDKLLPSAVQMSDAVKRLAFVADTRTGEYVLWQDTASSLRRLAIGLGISALAGLCLGIAAGTLPLFGAPLSPLLTVLSMVPPLAILPILFIVFGLGELSKVMLIVIGITPCLARDLEQRAREIPVELLIKAQTLGASTWTLMLRIVLPQLLPRLLISLRLMLGSAWLFLIAAEAIASTDGLGYRIFLVRRYLAMDVILPYVVWITLLAWLMDWGLKRLTRRAFPWYEGARA from the coding sequence ATGCGCCTGATCAATCGTCACCCGGATCGTCCGAGTCGCCTGCTGTTGGTGATCCTGCCGTTCGCTCTGGTGCTGTTCGCCTACTTCATGGGCTCGGCTGAGCGACTGACGGAAAACCCCAACGACAAACTGCTGCCCAGTGCCGTGCAAATGAGCGATGCGGTGAAACGCCTGGCGTTCGTTGCCGACACGCGCACCGGTGAGTACGTGCTCTGGCAAGACACCGCCTCCAGTTTGCGACGGCTGGCCATCGGCCTCGGCATCAGCGCATTGGCCGGTCTGTGCCTGGGCATCGCCGCCGGCACCTTGCCGTTGTTCGGCGCACCGTTGTCGCCGTTGCTGACGGTGCTGTCGATGGTGCCACCGCTGGCGATTCTGCCGATTCTGTTCATCGTGTTCGGGCTCGGAGAGCTGTCGAAAGTGATGCTGATCGTGATTGGCATCACCCCCTGCCTGGCCCGTGATCTGGAGCAGCGCGCGCGGGAGATCCCGGTCGAGTTGCTGATCAAGGCTCAAACGCTGGGGGCTTCGACCTGGACGCTGATGTTGCGGATAGTGTTGCCGCAATTGTTGCCTCGACTCCTGATCTCACTGCGGCTGATGCTCGGCTCGGCATGGTTGTTCCTGATCGCTGCCGAAGCCATCGCCTCCACCGATGGCCTCGGTTACCGCATCTTCCTCGTGCGTCGCTACCTGGCGATGGACGTGATCCTGCCTTATGTGGTCTGGATCACCCTGCTCGCCTGGCTAATGGACTGGGGCCTGAAGCGCCTGACTCGGCGTGCTTTCCCTTGGTATGAAGGGGCGCGGGCATGA
- a CDS encoding enoyl-CoA hydratase/isomerase family protein gives MNLHFEELTGTDGARIGIASLDAEKSLNALSLPMINALRDQLDIWAKEPQIVCVLLRGNGAKAFCAGGEVRSLVEACRAHPGEVPPLAAQFFAAEYRLDFNLHTYPKPLICWGHGYVLGGGMGLLQGASIRIVTPSSRLAMPEISIGLYPDVGASWFLSRLPGKLGLFLGLTGAHINGRDAIDLDLADRFLLDEQQEQLIEGLLQLNWQEQTPMQLNSLLKALQQEALGQMPEPQWLPRRQQIDELLDVSDVRCAWKAISLQRDHTDLLLNRAAKTMTEGSPLTAHLVWEQITRARHLSLAQVFQMEYTLSLNCCRHPEFTEGVRARLIDKDQKPHWHWSDINNVPQAVVDAHFHKAWEGRHPLADLTEY, from the coding sequence ATGAATCTGCACTTCGAAGAACTCACCGGCACCGACGGCGCGCGTATCGGCATCGCCAGCCTGGACGCCGAAAAGTCGCTTAACGCATTGTCCCTGCCGATGATCAACGCCCTGCGCGACCAGCTGGATATCTGGGCCAAAGAACCGCAAATCGTTTGTGTTCTATTGCGCGGCAACGGCGCCAAGGCTTTTTGCGCCGGAGGCGAGGTGCGCAGCCTGGTGGAGGCCTGCCGTGCCCATCCGGGGGAAGTTCCACCGCTGGCTGCACAGTTTTTTGCCGCGGAGTACCGCCTGGACTTCAACCTGCACACCTACCCGAAGCCACTGATCTGCTGGGGTCACGGCTACGTACTCGGCGGCGGCATGGGGTTGTTGCAGGGGGCGAGCATCCGAATAGTCACGCCAAGCAGCCGCTTGGCGATGCCGGAGATCAGCATCGGTTTGTACCCGGACGTCGGCGCCAGTTGGTTCCTGTCGCGACTGCCAGGGAAACTGGGATTGTTTTTAGGTCTGACCGGCGCCCACATAAATGGGCGTGATGCGATCGATCTGGACCTGGCTGACCGTTTCCTGCTCGACGAGCAGCAAGAGCAATTAATTGAAGGCCTCCTGCAACTGAACTGGCAGGAACAAACCCCGATGCAGCTCAACAGTCTACTCAAGGCGTTGCAACAGGAAGCACTGGGGCAGATGCCCGAACCGCAATGGTTACCCAGACGTCAGCAGATCGACGAACTGCTGGATGTCAGCGATGTGCGTTGCGCCTGGAAAGCCATCAGTTTGCAACGTGATCACACCGACCTGCTGCTCAACCGCGCCGCGAAAACAATGACCGAAGGCTCGCCACTGACTGCGCACCTGGTATGGGAACAAATCACGCGCGCGCGCCACCTATCGTTGGCTCAAGTCTTTCAGATGGAGTACACCCTGAGCCTCAACTGCTGTCGCCACCCGGAATTCACTGAAGGCGTGCGGGCACGATTGATCGATAAGGATCAAAAACCGCATTGGCACTGGTCAGACATCAACAACGTGCCGCAAGCGGTGGTTGACGCGCACTTTCACAAGGCATGGGAAGGACGGCATCCATTGGCCGACCTGACGGAGTACTGA
- a CDS encoding urea amidolyase associated protein UAAP1, with product MTDSTQLFPPFAEEMLPGGGHRSFVLKRGQLLRLTDLHGGANVSLTLLNANEKTERLNLPDSLKCQHTAKLTSGHCLYSDMGRVLAAITADTCGWSDSLAGVLCAEEVAEKYGAGRYQELRNGFFRNGTDNLLVELGKWGLGLSDLLMTLNLFSRVNVDEAGRFHFIEGNSKAGDYIELYAPMNTLVVLTALQHPMDPSPDYAPKPLRLSWMNADPSVAEHCRTSRPENQRGFINTDRLFA from the coding sequence ATGACTGATTCGACCCAACTGTTCCCGCCCTTCGCCGAGGAAATGCTGCCAGGCGGCGGTCATCGTTCCTTCGTCTTGAAGCGCGGCCAACTGCTGCGTCTGACCGACCTGCACGGTGGCGCCAACGTTAGCCTGACACTGCTCAACGCCAATGAAAAAACTGAACGCCTGAACCTGCCCGACAGCCTCAAATGCCAACACACCGCCAAGCTCACCAGCGGCCATTGTTTGTACTCCGACATGGGGCGGGTGTTGGCGGCGATCACTGCCGACACCTGCGGCTGGAGCGACAGCCTCGCCGGTGTGCTTTGCGCTGAAGAAGTCGCGGAAAAATACGGCGCCGGCCGCTATCAGGAACTGCGCAACGGTTTCTTCCGTAACGGCACCGACAACCTGTTGGTAGAACTCGGCAAGTGGGGCCTGGGCCTGTCGGATTTGCTGATGACCCTCAACCTGTTCAGCCGCGTGAACGTCGATGAGGCCGGACGCTTCCACTTCATCGAGGGCAATTCCAAAGCGGGCGACTACATCGAGTTGTACGCGCCAATGAACACCCTGGTGGTGCTCACTGCACTGCAACATCCCATGGACCCCTCGCCGGACTACGCACCAAAACCGCTGAGGCTGAGCTGGATGAACGCCGACCCCAGCGTCGCCGAACACTGCCGCACGTCGCGTCCGGAAAACCAGCGCGGTTTCATCAACACCGACCGTTTGTTCGCCTGA
- a CDS encoding putative urea ABC transporter substrate-binding protein, whose protein sequence is MTALRFPALLAAAFAAFVSVSSQAAPKDHFSVCWTIYAGWMPWEYAGSQGIVDKWAKKYGIKIDVVQLNDYVESINQYTAGQFDGCTMTNMDALTIPAAGGVDSTALIVSDFSNGNDGIVLKGDGKKVADLKGMNVNLVELSVSHYLLARALDSVDLTEKDLKVVNTSDADISAAFNTDQVKAVTTWNPMLSDIKAKPGVTEVFNSSQIPGEIMDMMVVNSATLKDNPALGKALTGAWFEVVSLMNAKNAASKVALEHMAKASGTDLAGFQSQLDTTKLFATPQEALTFANSKQLPDTMRKVAEFSFQHGLLGEGAKDTSAVGMAFANGVTRGDKGNLKLRFDPTYVQMAADAKL, encoded by the coding sequence ATGACCGCACTTCGTTTCCCCGCCCTGCTCGCCGCTGCTTTCGCAGCCTTCGTCAGCGTCTCATCCCAAGCCGCACCGAAAGACCACTTCAGCGTCTGCTGGACGATTTATGCCGGGTGGATGCCCTGGGAATATGCCGGCAGCCAAGGCATCGTCGATAAATGGGCGAAAAAGTACGGCATCAAAATCGATGTGGTTCAGCTCAACGACTATGTCGAATCGATCAATCAATACACCGCAGGCCAATTCGACGGCTGCACCATGACCAACATGGATGCACTGACCATTCCGGCGGCGGGTGGCGTCGATAGCACCGCGTTGATCGTCAGCGACTTCTCCAACGGCAACGACGGCATTGTGCTCAAGGGCGACGGCAAGAAAGTCGCCGACCTCAAGGGCATGAACGTCAATCTGGTGGAACTGTCGGTCTCCCACTACTTGCTCGCCCGGGCTCTGGACTCGGTGGACCTCACCGAGAAAGACCTGAAAGTGGTCAACACCTCCGATGCCGATATATCGGCCGCCTTCAACACCGACCAAGTCAAAGCGGTCACCACTTGGAACCCGATGCTCTCGGACATCAAAGCCAAACCCGGCGTCACCGAAGTGTTCAACTCCAGCCAGATCCCCGGCGAGATCATGGACATGATGGTCGTTAACAGCGCCACCCTTAAAGACAACCCGGCCCTGGGCAAAGCACTGACCGGTGCCTGGTTTGAGGTCGTGTCGTTGATGAATGCCAAAAACGCCGCGAGCAAGGTCGCACTGGAACATATGGCCAAAGCCTCGGGTACCGACCTGGCAGGTTTCCAGTCGCAACTGGACACCACCAAATTGTTCGCCACGCCACAAGAAGCACTGACCTTTGCCAACAGCAAACAACTGCCAGACACCATGCGTAAAGTCGCCGAGTTCTCGTTTCAGCATGGCTTGCTGGGTGAAGGCGCCAAGGACACCAGCGCCGTCGGCATGGCCTTCGCCAATGGCGTAACCCGTGGTGACAAGGGCAACCTCAAGCTGCGCTTCGATCCGACCTACGTGCAGATGGCTGCCGACGCCAAGTTGTAA
- a CDS encoding ABC transporter ATP-binding protein yields MSFITVKNVWQQYADQVVLEGLNLNVNEGEFCTLVGASGCGKSTFLRLLLGQEKASRGEILLDGQALAGEPDSSRGVVFQRYSVFPHLTVLDNVALGLELPRSPLLGRLFGSAKKDAREQASLLLHKVGLGHSRDKYPAQLSGGMQQRLAIAQALIMKPRVLLLDEPFGALDPGIRKDMHQLLLELWRETRLTVFMVTHDLSEGFTLGTRLLVFDKVRVDPHAPGAYGARITYDIPLNSDRRANSKAVDALPAHLAGTLRTA; encoded by the coding sequence ATGAGCTTCATCACGGTAAAAAACGTCTGGCAGCAGTACGCCGATCAAGTGGTGCTTGAAGGGCTGAACCTGAACGTCAACGAAGGCGAGTTTTGCACCTTGGTCGGCGCTTCGGGTTGCGGTAAATCGACCTTCCTGCGGCTGTTGCTAGGTCAGGAAAAAGCCAGTCGCGGCGAGATTCTGCTCGACGGCCAAGCCCTCGCTGGCGAACCGGACTCAAGCCGTGGCGTGGTGTTCCAGCGCTACTCGGTGTTCCCGCATCTGACGGTGCTGGACAACGTCGCCCTCGGCCTCGAACTGCCGCGCTCGCCGTTGCTTGGACGCTTGTTCGGCAGCGCTAAAAAAGACGCCCGCGAACAGGCTTCACTGTTACTGCACAAAGTCGGCCTCGGCCACTCGCGGGACAAGTACCCGGCGCAGCTCTCCGGCGGTATGCAGCAACGACTGGCCATCGCTCAAGCGTTGATTATGAAACCGCGCGTGTTACTGCTCGACGAACCGTTTGGCGCCCTCGATCCGGGCATCCGCAAAGACATGCATCAGTTGTTGCTGGAGCTGTGGCGCGAGACGCGACTGACGGTGTTCATGGTCACCCATGACCTGTCCGAAGGTTTCACTCTCGGCACTCGGCTGCTGGTATTCGACAAGGTCCGCGTCGACCCGCACGCCCCCGGCGCCTATGGCGCTCGCATCACCTACGACATCCCTTTGAACAGCGACCGCCGCGCCAACAGCAAAGCCGTCGATGCTTTGCCAGCGCACCTGGCGGGCACGCTTCGTACCGCTTAA